The region ATGAGCAAAGTTATAGCAATAGCAAACCAGAAAGGCGGTTCAGGCAAAACAACAACAGCTGTAAATCTTGGGGCCGCCCTGGCACATGATAAAACAAGAAATGTACTGGTGATCGATATGGATCCGCAGGGACATACAACTGATCATCTGATCGAACAGGATCCGGATGATCTGAATTTCACGCTCTACAATGTGCTTCGTGACTTTGACTCAATCGGGAAAAGCATTGCCGATCTGGTCATATCAACTGATTTCAATGTTGATCTCTGGCCGGCCAACATCGAGCTGAGCGGTCTGGAGGCAGCCATTGCAAACGAAGCCGGGAGGGAAGCACATCTGAAAGCGGCCATAAGCCGCGTTCGCAGCAAGTATGACTACATCATCATCGATGTTCCTCCGCAGCTCGGACTGCTCTCGCTTAACGCCCTCATGGC is a window of Prosthecochloris aestuarii DSM 271 DNA encoding:
- a CDS encoding ParA family protein; this encodes MSKVIAIANQKGGSGKTTTAVNLGAALAHDKTRNVLVIDMDPQGHTTDHLIEQDPDDLNFTLYNVLRDFDSIGKSIADLVISTDFNVDLWPANIELSGLEAAIANEAGREAHLKAAISRVRSKYDYIIIDVPPQLGLLSLNALMAADKVIVPIQTEYYAYKALKQLFEIIRKIRNKGLNDNLDIMGILLTMYDARLTICKQVVDMARKNFDKKVFKTTIRTSSKLKEAAGSKRPIIYYDSGSKGSEDYIALAKEILQRSNA